A single genomic interval of Granulicella tundricola MP5ACTX9 harbors:
- a CDS encoding ATP-binding protein, which yields MSAAATAVMPDRALDAGEVLLIALEDVAALLRGRSQGLDRLIKAFDLSPFETSVVLLGAALELKPEVAKICAALHDDARMRYPSLRLALQHLPEAQWEAVAPGATLRHWKLIEVAAQDALLAAPFTLEEPVLHYLLGTPTLDGRIAPYLEPMPLPASLPASFGVAARDMIQALQAEKPVLLRGSGHTCKAEVAAAASAHNGMRVFRLQLPASLQSAELLDPLIRLLSREAMLHRFVLLLDQDTHPLGEAALQTLVRRYALPLVLASATQAPEGIAWKEISIDLPDAEERAALWVHALGDEISLLLGGEVQRIAGRFPFEPARIAAIAKKVREGSTDEPEAASLMTKLLWRLCREDTRLPGDGLIRQMATSATWADIVLPEASMAALRDIAAQARHQQSVMKVWGLGTRGAGIAVLFHGQSGTGKTLAAEVLAHELHLDLWVIDLSQVVSKYIGETEKNLSSVFDAAEQAGALLLFDEADALFGKRSEIRDSHDRYANIEVGYLLQRMEQYSGLAVLTTNLRGSLDTAFLRRLRFVVPFPFPDQTQRRRIWEGAFPPAVPCADLDYDKLARLNMAGGNIRNIALSAAYLAAEAQLPLGMEHLRLAAQRECAKFDRGMTEAELGGWR from the coding sequence ATGAGCGCCGCCGCTACCGCCGTGATGCCAGACCGCGCTCTTGATGCCGGGGAGGTGTTGCTGATCGCGCTGGAAGACGTGGCCGCGCTGTTGCGAGGACGAAGCCAGGGCCTGGACCGGCTGATCAAGGCGTTTGATTTATCCCCGTTCGAGACCTCCGTGGTCCTGCTGGGAGCCGCGCTGGAGCTTAAGCCTGAAGTAGCAAAGATCTGCGCAGCACTCCATGACGATGCGCGCATGCGCTATCCGTCGCTGCGGCTTGCCTTGCAACATCTGCCGGAAGCGCAGTGGGAGGCCGTTGCGCCTGGAGCGACGCTGCGCCATTGGAAGCTGATCGAAGTGGCCGCGCAGGATGCGCTGCTGGCCGCGCCCTTTACCCTGGAAGAGCCGGTGCTCCACTACCTGCTGGGAACGCCCACGCTCGATGGCCGCATAGCGCCGTACCTGGAACCGATGCCTCTTCCTGCATCGTTGCCCGCTTCGTTTGGCGTCGCGGCCCGGGACATGATTCAAGCACTGCAAGCCGAAAAACCAGTGCTGTTGCGCGGCAGCGGTCATACCTGCAAAGCAGAGGTTGCTGCTGCAGCATCAGCGCATAACGGTATGCGGGTGTTTCGGCTGCAACTGCCCGCCTCGCTTCAGTCTGCCGAGTTACTCGACCCGCTGATCCGTCTGCTTTCACGTGAGGCAATGCTGCACCGCTTTGTCTTGTTACTGGACCAGGATACTCATCCCCTTGGTGAGGCCGCGCTGCAAACGCTTGTGCGCCGCTACGCTCTGCCTCTTGTGCTGGCCTCCGCCACGCAAGCTCCGGAAGGCATTGCGTGGAAGGAGATTTCGATCGACCTGCCGGATGCAGAAGAGCGCGCGGCACTGTGGGTTCATGCGCTCGGGGACGAGATATCCTTGCTCCTCGGCGGCGAAGTTCAACGCATCGCAGGCCGGTTCCCCTTTGAACCTGCACGCATCGCCGCCATCGCAAAGAAGGTGCGCGAAGGATCGACTGACGAGCCAGAAGCCGCGAGTTTGATGACCAAGCTGCTATGGCGGCTGTGTCGTGAAGATACGCGGTTGCCGGGCGATGGCCTGATACGCCAGATGGCAACCTCGGCTACATGGGCGGACATCGTGCTGCCGGAGGCGAGCATGGCTGCACTGCGCGACATCGCCGCACAGGCCAGGCATCAGCAGAGCGTTATGAAGGTGTGGGGTCTGGGAACGCGGGGCGCCGGCATCGCCGTGCTGTTTCACGGTCAGAGCGGTACGGGTAAGACGCTGGCTGCGGAGGTGCTGGCCCATGAGTTACACCTGGATCTGTGGGTGATCGATCTTAGCCAGGTCGTCAGCAAATATATCGGAGAAACGGAAAAAAATCTGTCTTCTGTCTTCGACGCGGCCGAACAAGCCGGCGCGCTGCTGCTCTTTGACGAGGCCGACGCCCTCTTCGGCAAACGGAGCGAGATTCGCGATAGCCATGATCGCTACGCGAACATTGAGGTTGGCTATCTGCTGCAGCGGATGGAGCAGTACAGCGGTCTGGCGGTGCTGACCACCAATCTACGCGGCTCTCTGGATACGGCGTTCCTGCGCCGCCTGCGCTTTGTCGTACCCTTTCCCTTCCCGGACCAGACGCAACGGCGGCGTATCTGGGAAGGCGCGTTTCCCCCTGCGGTGCCGTGTGCGGACCTGGACTACGACAAGCTCGCACGCCTCAACATGGCGGGTGGCAACATCCGCAACATCGCGTTGAGCGCGGCCTATCTGGCCGCCGAAGCTCAACTGCCCCTTGGGATGGAGCACCTGCGGCTGGCCGCACAGCGGGAATGCGCCAAGTTCGACCGCGGGATGACGGAAGCGGAGCTGGGAGGCTGGCGATGA
- a CDS encoding DUF4255 domain-containing protein — protein sequence MSTALALASVSYVLVDLLNNGLIDHDISSVAGDVSVTALSPDQIDASSPTNSQLNLFLYNVTQNESWRNDNYPSRNFQGDRISNPPLALNLHYLLTAYGAEPFHAEILLGYGMQLLHENPVLPRDAIRRSLKGTTVGAGNLPSNLLNLITSQLAEQVEQVKIWPQMLSTEEISRLWTAFQAKYRPTAAYQASVVLIESTVSTKSSLPVLTRGLYAFPSQRPVVTSVLSQRPVPDAKPADQPILFNYTLLLQGSSLQGESTTVSFTTQDAAPTSTTASMITVPLPAGLLAGAQVLTVNQTLLAGSPPTSILTQQSEPLSFVLRPTLVSATVEGLTGAGDSPRNGTLHVVIAPAVDPAQRLILLLNLMETMPTTGAGYSFPGPAPVSTDPSGALSAPTDTFDIPFAGTVPGTYQVRVNVGGVDSIQIAPDGSVQSMQVVIA from the coding sequence ATGAGCACCGCGCTGGCACTTGCTTCTGTTTCTTACGTGCTCGTCGACCTGTTGAACAATGGGCTGATCGACCATGACATCAGTTCGGTGGCCGGCGATGTTTCGGTCACTGCTCTGTCTCCGGACCAGATCGATGCCAGCAGCCCGACCAACAGTCAACTGAATCTGTTCCTCTACAACGTCACTCAGAATGAGTCATGGCGTAATGACAATTACCCATCACGCAATTTTCAGGGCGACCGTATCAGCAACCCGCCTCTTGCTCTGAATCTCCACTATCTGCTCACGGCCTATGGCGCCGAGCCCTTCCATGCGGAGATTCTGCTGGGCTATGGGATGCAGCTGCTGCATGAAAATCCAGTGCTGCCGCGCGACGCTATCCGCCGTTCGCTGAAGGGCACGACGGTGGGCGCGGGCAATCTGCCCTCAAACCTGCTGAACCTCATCACATCCCAACTGGCTGAGCAGGTGGAGCAGGTCAAGATCTGGCCGCAAATGCTCAGCACCGAAGAGATCTCGCGGTTATGGACGGCGTTTCAGGCGAAGTACCGGCCGACCGCCGCGTACCAGGCATCTGTGGTTTTGATCGAGAGCACGGTCTCAACGAAGTCGTCGCTGCCGGTGCTTACGCGCGGCCTGTACGCCTTTCCATCGCAGCGACCGGTCGTCACGTCCGTCCTCTCGCAGCGGCCTGTGCCGGATGCGAAGCCCGCGGATCAACCGATCCTGTTCAATTACACGCTGCTGCTGCAAGGCTCGAGCTTACAGGGCGAAAGCACCACGGTCAGCTTCACCACGCAGGATGCCGCGCCTACCAGCACAACTGCATCGATGATCACGGTGCCGCTGCCCGCGGGTCTGCTAGCCGGGGCGCAGGTGCTCACCGTCAACCAGACGTTGCTGGCCGGCAGCCCACCTACGAGCATTCTGACGCAACAGTCAGAGCCGCTGAGCTTTGTGCTGCGGCCCACCTTGGTTTCTGCAACGGTGGAAGGACTTACCGGTGCAGGGGACTCACCGCGCAACGGAACGCTCCATGTGGTGATCGCACCCGCCGTCGATCCAGCCCAACGGCTTATCCTTCTGCTCAACCTCATGGAAACCATGCCCACCACGGGTGCGGGCTACAGCTTTCCAGGGCCGGCGCCGGTATCGACAGACCCATCGGGTGCTTTGTCTGCACCCACCGATACCTTCGATATTCCGTTCGCTGGGACCGTTCCGGGCACGTATCAGGTGCGCGTCAACGTGGGTGGAGTGGACAGCATCCAGATTGCGCCGGATGGCTCCGTGCAATCGATGCAAGTGGTGATCGCATGA
- a CDS encoding phage tail protein, producing MAQFVVNNRKDPYKNFKFRILWDGRYVAGISKVTMLKRTTEVVKHREGGDPSTSRKSPGRSEFDAVTLDRGVTHDEAFEAWASKVWKFKGGLGSEVSLADFRKDITIEMYNEAGQKVIAYQVYRCWVSEFQALPDLDANANAVAIQHLKLENEGWERDTSVKEPKEPVL from the coding sequence ATGGCGCAATTTGTCGTAAACAACCGGAAGGATCCCTACAAGAACTTCAAGTTCCGCATACTTTGGGATGGCCGCTATGTCGCAGGTATCAGCAAGGTGACCATGTTGAAGCGCACCACGGAGGTGGTGAAGCACCGTGAAGGTGGCGACCCCAGCACCAGCCGCAAGTCACCGGGTCGCAGCGAGTTCGATGCCGTGACGCTGGATCGTGGCGTTACGCACGATGAGGCGTTCGAAGCCTGGGCAAGCAAGGTTTGGAAGTTCAAGGGCGGCCTTGGCTCAGAGGTCTCACTTGCGGACTTCCGCAAGGACATCACGATCGAGATGTACAACGAAGCCGGACAAAAGGTGATTGCGTATCAGGTCTACCGATGCTGGGTCTCTGAGTTCCAGGCGCTGCCCGACCTGGACGCCAATGCGAATGCGGTTGCCATCCAGCACCTGAAGCTGGAGAACGAGGGCTGGGAGCGGGATACGAGCGTAAAGGAACCCAAGGAGCCGGTCCTGTAA
- a CDS encoding phage tail sheath C-terminal domain-containing protein, which yields MWGARTLQGADILESQNKYVPVRRTQLFIEESLYRGTKWVVFEPNDETLWQSIRLNVGSFMQGLFQQGAFAGSSPDTAYFVKCDSETTTQANIDNGMVNIVVGFAPLKPAEFVIIQIQQIAGELQA from the coding sequence GTGTGGGGAGCTCGTACGCTGCAGGGCGCGGACATCCTGGAAAGCCAGAACAAGTACGTGCCAGTACGGCGCACCCAATTGTTCATTGAAGAGAGCCTGTACCGTGGCACAAAGTGGGTGGTCTTTGAGCCCAACGATGAAACGCTCTGGCAGAGCATCCGGCTGAACGTCGGCTCATTCATGCAGGGGCTGTTTCAGCAGGGCGCCTTTGCCGGCAGCTCGCCGGACACCGCGTACTTCGTCAAGTGTGACAGCGAGACCACGACCCAGGCCAACATCGACAACGGCATGGTGAACATCGTGGTCGGCTTCGCTCCGCTGAAGCCGGCGGAGTTCGTCATCATCCAGATTCAGCAGATCGCCGGAGAGCTACAGGCATAA
- a CDS encoding phage tail sheath subtilisin-like domain-containing protein — protein MPVTVSYPGVYIEELPSGVHSITGVATSITAFIGSAARGPVNQPITINSYADYDRAFGGLSQSSTMSFAVSDFYANGGSQAVIVRLTHTDAAAATIALGEDTAVTATAGLTGNGNSLVLVAASTGLWANFLTAMVDTTTRRNSDGSVDPSLFNLTLALSDATGNALATEAYLNCSVDPASPRSIVTVLAQNSALAFVQTDNPGQPSGKPLVPNVRPLATYDTTVTPNKPAPKASDKAGKDGSALSVNDFTGSGLAANKQGLYALETVDLFNLLCIPPYLSTGDVDTGLVGSAATYCEGRRAFYLVDPPSGWTNLQNALKDFTDATTDHVGTKSANAAIYFPRINEQNPLLDNQLQTFVPCGALAGIYARTDAQRGVWKAPAGQETVLNGVVQLSVSLTDAENGNSIRWA, from the coding sequence ATGCCAGTCACGGTAAGTTATCCGGGCGTTTACATTGAAGAACTGCCCAGCGGCGTCCACTCCATTACGGGTGTGGCCACCTCCATCACCGCCTTCATCGGGTCTGCCGCACGCGGCCCGGTGAACCAACCCATCACCATCAATAGCTATGCGGACTACGACCGTGCATTTGGCGGCCTGTCGCAGAGCAGCACCATGAGCTTTGCCGTGTCTGACTTCTACGCCAACGGCGGCTCTCAGGCCGTGATTGTGCGTCTGACGCATACGGACGCGGCTGCGGCGACGATCGCGCTTGGGGAGGATACAGCTGTGACTGCGACAGCAGGTCTGACCGGGAATGGCAACAGTCTGGTTCTCGTCGCTGCAAGTACCGGCTTGTGGGCCAACTTCCTGACCGCGATGGTTGATACGACAACCCGCAGGAACAGCGACGGCAGTGTCGATCCCTCACTCTTCAACCTGACGCTGGCCCTCAGCGACGCAACGGGGAATGCGCTTGCCACGGAGGCCTACCTCAACTGCTCGGTCGATCCTGCGAGCCCGCGGTCTATCGTTACCGTACTCGCGCAAAACTCTGCGTTGGCGTTTGTCCAGACGGATAACCCGGGACAGCCCAGCGGCAAGCCCCTGGTGCCCAACGTTCGCCCACTCGCCACTTATGACACCACGGTCACACCTAACAAGCCCGCACCCAAGGCCTCGGACAAGGCAGGCAAGGATGGCAGCGCTCTAAGTGTGAATGACTTTACCGGGTCCGGCCTGGCGGCCAATAAGCAGGGCCTTTATGCGCTTGAGACCGTCGATCTCTTTAATCTCCTCTGCATTCCTCCTTACCTCAGTACTGGTGACGTGGACACAGGGCTGGTTGGCAGTGCGGCCACCTACTGTGAAGGACGACGGGCGTTTTATCTGGTCGATCCGCCCAGCGGATGGACGAACCTGCAGAACGCTCTGAAGGATTTCACGGATGCCACGACGGACCATGTAGGGACCAAGAGCGCCAATGCCGCCATCTATTTCCCACGTATCAATGAGCAGAATCCACTGCTGGACAACCAGCTTCAAACCTTCGTTCCGTGCGGCGCGCTGGCCGGCATCTATGCGCGGACGGACGCGCAGCGTGGAGTATGGAAGGCTCCGGCCGGGCAGGAGACGGTCCTCAATGGTGTGGTGCAACTGTCTGTATCGCTGACGGATGCTGAGAATGGCAACTCAATCCGCTGGGCCTGA
- a CDS encoding sigma-54 interaction domain-containing protein, with protein sequence MEVRESVVAPFGDLAQPGVALVVVNMGADSQPTEELFQWLKCNALRAAVLGVLPPDGHEALQRAAGAVDDFLLAPVHPEELRQRVLRLIGVAAPECARPEYECARELALRNVEGGDPAFLSVLARLVDFARVGAPVLIGGETGTGKELCARAIHLLSARRNGPFIPVECGSLPDHLFESEIFGHTRGAFTDAHKDQKGLVALAHNGTLFLDEVDSLSLVVQGKLLRLLQESTFRPLGADKFSRADIRIIAASNVSLKQRVEEKRFRSDLFFRLDVLRLHLPALRNRPSDIPLLARKFTDEFCDEYKQHRKRICPASLRLLQSWHWPGNVRELRNTMQRAVLHATGHEVLPCHLGFDSGQDTVEWSGESLLERSCNSLTADFRSSRARAIAAFEADFVQRLLEKHQGNITRAAREAGKERRAFGRLAQKYVSPVSRVGQN encoded by the coding sequence GTGGAGGTGCGGGAAAGCGTGGTTGCGCCCTTTGGGGATCTGGCGCAACCCGGAGTTGCGTTGGTTGTCGTGAATATGGGCGCTGACTCACAGCCTACGGAGGAGCTTTTTCAGTGGTTGAAGTGTAATGCGCTGCGCGCGGCGGTGCTTGGGGTGCTGCCTCCGGATGGCCATGAAGCCTTGCAACGAGCCGCTGGAGCAGTGGACGATTTTCTGCTGGCACCGGTGCATCCGGAGGAGTTGCGGCAGCGGGTGCTGCGCCTGATTGGCGTCGCTGCCCCGGAGTGCGCCCGACCGGAGTACGAGTGCGCGAGGGAGCTTGCCCTGCGGAACGTGGAAGGCGGCGACCCGGCATTTTTGAGCGTGCTGGCTCGGCTGGTGGATTTTGCCCGCGTGGGGGCGCCGGTGCTGATTGGCGGGGAGACCGGCACGGGCAAGGAGTTGTGCGCGCGTGCGATCCATCTGCTGAGTGCTCGTCGCAATGGTCCGTTTATTCCTGTGGAGTGTGGTTCCTTGCCGGACCATCTGTTTGAAAGTGAGATCTTCGGTCACACGCGCGGAGCGTTTACGGACGCGCACAAAGATCAGAAAGGCCTGGTCGCCCTGGCGCACAACGGCACGTTGTTTCTGGATGAAGTGGATAGCCTGTCTTTGGTGGTGCAGGGCAAGCTTCTGCGTCTGTTGCAGGAGAGTACCTTCCGTCCGCTGGGGGCGGACAAGTTTTCTCGTGCGGATATTCGGATCATCGCTGCCTCGAACGTCAGCCTGAAGCAGCGGGTGGAAGAGAAGCGCTTCCGCAGCGACCTCTTCTTCCGGCTGGACGTGCTGCGGTTACACTTGCCCGCGTTGAGGAATCGCCCGTCGGACATTCCTTTGCTGGCGCGCAAGTTTACCGATGAGTTCTGCGACGAATATAAGCAGCATCGCAAGAGGATATGTCCGGCGTCGCTGCGACTGCTGCAATCCTGGCATTGGCCGGGGAACGTGCGAGAGCTACGCAATACGATGCAGCGAGCGGTCCTGCATGCGACCGGACATGAGGTTTTGCCATGCCATCTTGGCTTCGATTCCGGGCAGGATACCGTGGAGTGGAGCGGTGAATCGCTGTTGGAAAGATCGTGTAACTCACTTACGGCGGACTTCCGCTCGAGCCGCGCCCGCGCAATCGCAGCCTTTGAAGCGGACTTTGTGCAGCGTTTGCTGGAGAAGCACCAGGGCAATATCACTCGTGCCGCGCGAGAAGCAGGCAAGGAGCGCCGGGCCTTCGGGCGGCTGGCGCAGAAGTATGTTTCTCCTGTATCCAGGGTGGGGCAAAACTGA